A region of the Exiguobacterium aurantiacum DSM 6208 genome:
ATTACTTCGCGTTTTTCGCGTTGTGGAATTTCTCCATGATCCCTGCTTTAGAGAACAAGTTACGAACTGTGTCAGATGGCTTAGCGCCGTCTGCCAACCATTTGAGAGCGAGTTCTTCGTTGATGCGAACTTCTGCTTCAGGTTTTGCAACCGGGTTGTAGTGTCCTACTTGCTCGATGAAACGGCCATCACGTGGTGAACGTGAATCAGCGACAACGATCCGGTAGAAAGGTGATTTTTTTGCGCCCATGCGCTTGAGACGAATTTTAACTGCCATGGTAATATACCTCCATCATGTGTTTAAGAATTGACAACTTTAATAGTATACTGCTTTTTTGTCCGACTGACAAAAGTTTTATTAGAAGAACGGAAGACCGAGGCCTTTTTTCTTCCCTTTCATTTGTCCTGACATCTGCTTCATCAGCTTCTTCATGTCGTCGAACTGTTTGATGAGGCGGTTCACTTCCTGGATGGAGCGACCGCTTCCTTTTGCGATTCGCTTACGACGACTCGCGTTGAGCACTTCTGGATGCGCGCGCTCATGCTTCGTCATCGAGCGGATGATCGCTTCGACGTGATCGAGTTGTTTCTCGTCGATTTGGACGTTCTTCAACCCTTTCATCTTACCTGCACCAGGTAACATCGAAAGTAACTCATCAATCGGGCCCATGTTTTTCACTTGACCCAATTGCTCGATAAAATCATCGAACGTGAATGATGCATCGCGCATTTTGCTCTCGAGCTCTTTGGCGGCATCTTGGTCCATCTGTGACTCGGCTTTTTCAATGAGCGTGAGCACGTCACCCATTCCGAGAATCCGTGACGCCATGCGTTCCGGATGGAAAGGTTCGAGGGCATCCAACTTTTCACCGAGACCGACGAATTTGATCGGCGCTCCCGTGACTGCCTTAATTGAAAGGGCTGCCCCACCACGTGTGTCTCCGTCGAGCTTTGTGAGCACGACCCCGGTGATCCCGAGCAACTCATTGAAGCTGTCGGCCACGTTGACCGCATCTTGTCCCGTCATCGCATCGACGACGAGGAAGATTTCATTTGGTTTGGCGATCGCTTTCACGTTTTCGAGCTCACCCATGAGCGTCTCGTCAATGTGAAGGCGACCAGCCGTATCTATCAACACGAAATCGTGATGATTTGTTTTGGCGTGCTCGAGTGCTTTCGTCACGATCTCTTCCGGTTTCACTTGGTCGCCAAGTGAGAACACCGGTAGATCGAGCTGTTTGCCGAGCGTCTCGAGCTGCTTGATGGCCGCGGGGCGATAAATATCGGCCGCGACGAGAAGCGGACTCCGGTTATGCTTTTTGCGAATCAAGTTCGCTAGCTTGCCGGTCGTCGTCGTCTTACCCGCACCTTGTAATCCGACCATCATGACGACCGTCGGCGGTTTCGAGCTAAAGGTGATCGGGACGACATCGCTACCCATCAAAGTCGTTAACTCTTCGTGAACGATTTTGACGACTTGTTGTCCTGGCGTCAACGATTTCATGACGTCTTGGCCGATGGCCCGTTCTTTCACGTCGTTGACGAACTGTTTGACGACTTTGAAGTTGACATCGGCTTCAAGGAGCGCGAGGCGAACTTCACGCATCATCTCTTTGACATCAGCCTCGGAGATTTTTCCTTTGCCGCGCATCTTCGCAAGTGACGCCTGCAATCGTTCTGATAATCCTTCAAATGCCATGCTTCAGCCCCCTACTCTAAATTCTCAAGCGCCGAAATCGTCTCCGTCGCGTCGGGCGAAAGCTCGACTTGACGTTTGAGCGTCTGGAGCAGAAGTTGGCGCTGTTCGTATTTCGTGAACAAGCCTAATTTCTCCTCGTACTGCTCGAGCATCGTTTCAGTACGCTTTATGTTATCGTAGACCGCTTGACGGCTGACTTCGAACTCTTCCGCAATCTCTCCGAGCGAAAAGTCATCTAGGTAATAAAGAGACATATAGTTGCGCTGTTTCGGCGTGAGAAGCGCTTGATAAAAATCGAACAAATAGTTCATTCGATTCGTTTTTTCGAGCGACATCCGTTCCACCTCCACATGTTAAGTGAAATCCCTTTACAACTACCAATAGTACAGCCGTCCTAACCTCTTGTCAAGTTTTTTTCTTAACAGTGAAAGTTAGGCGAGGTCATCGTTTCGTTGTTCTTTTTCTTCAAATACGTCGCCGAATAGTCCGAGCACGAACTGTTCCGGGTCGAACGGTTGTAAATCATCAATCTTCTCGCCGAGACCGACGTATTTGACCGGGATATCGAGCTCGTTTCGGATTGCGAGCACGATGCCGCCTTTGGCCGTCCCGTCGAGTTTCGTCAAGACGATTCCGCTCACGTTCGTCGCTTCTTGGAACGCTTTCGCTTGCATCATCGCGTTCTGCCCCGTCGTCGCGTCAAGTGCAAGGAGCACCTCGTGCGGTCCGTTCGGGACTTCCCGTTCGATGACACGCTTCACTTTCTCAAGTTCTTTCATCAAGTTGACCTTGTTTTGAAGACGGCCCGCCGTGTCACAGATGAGGACGTCGACCCCGCGCGACTTCGCCGCCTGGACGGCATCGAAGACGACAGCGGCCGGATCAGACCCTTCCGCCTGCCGGATGACCGGGACGCCGGCCCGTTCGCCCCATACTTGGAGTTGGTCGATCGCCCCGGCCCGGAACGTGTCGCCTGCCGCGAGCATGACCGAACGCCCTTCAGATTTTAATTGATGGGCGAGCTTCCCGATCGTCGTCGTTTTCCCGACCCCGTTCACGCCGACGAACAAGATGACGGTCAACCCGTCTTGCATGTTCAACTCCCGTTCCGCCTCGTCTTCTTGAAGTCGTTTTGCCACGACTTCGACGAGCGCGTCACGGACGCTCTCAGGGTCCCGTAAGTTGCGGCGCTTCACTTCCTCTTTTAAATCTTCGACGAGGTCCATCGTCGTCGTCACACCGACGTCCGCTTGGATGAGCAAGTCTTCGAGTTCGTCGAAGAAATCCTCATCGACTTCTCGGAAGCGGT
Encoded here:
- a CDS encoding putative DNA-binding protein; translated protein: MSLEKTNRMNYLFDFYQALLTPKQRNYMSLYYLDDFSLGEIAEEFEVSRQAVYDNIKRTETMLEQYEEKLGLFTKYEQRQLLLQTLKRQVELSPDATETISALENLE
- the ffh gene encoding signal recognition particle protein; protein product: MAFEGLSERLQASLAKMRGKGKISEADVKEMMREVRLALLEADVNFKVVKQFVNDVKERAIGQDVMKSLTPGQQVVKIVHEELTTLMGSDVVPITFSSKPPTVVMMVGLQGAGKTTTTGKLANLIRKKHNRSPLLVAADIYRPAAIKQLETLGKQLDLPVFSLGDQVKPEEIVTKALEHAKTNHHDFVLIDTAGRLHIDETLMGELENVKAIAKPNEIFLVVDAMTGQDAVNVADSFNELLGITGVVLTKLDGDTRGGAALSIKAVTGAPIKFVGLGEKLDALEPFHPERMASRILGMGDVLTLIEKAESQMDQDAAKELESKMRDASFTFDDFIEQLGQVKNMGPIDELLSMLPGAGKMKGLKNVQIDEKQLDHVEAIIRSMTKHERAHPEVLNASRRKRIAKGSGRSIQEVNRLIKQFDDMKKLMKQMSGQMKGKKKGLGLPFF
- the rpsP gene encoding 30S ribosomal protein S16, with the protein product MAVKIRLKRMGAKKSPFYRIVVADSRSPRDGRFIEQVGHYNPVAKPEAEVRINEELALKWLADGAKPSDTVRNLFSKAGIMEKFHNAKNAK
- the ftsY gene encoding signal recognition particle-docking protein FtsY produces the protein MSFFKKLKDKLTTSTQEVSQKFTDGLTKTRDGFASAVNDLVYRFREVDEDFFDELEDLLIQADVGVTTTMDLVEDLKEEVKRRNLRDPESVRDALVEVVAKRLQEDEAERELNMQDGLTVILFVGVNGVGKTTTIGKLAHQLKSEGRSVMLAAGDTFRAGAIDQLQVWGERAGVPVIRQAEGSDPAAVVFDAVQAAKSRGVDVLICDTAGRLQNKVNLMKELEKVKRVIEREVPNGPHEVLLALDATTGQNAMMQAKAFQEATNVSGIVLTKLDGTAKGGIVLAIRNELDIPVKYVGLGEKIDDLQPFDPEQFVLGLFGDVFEEKEQRNDDLA